The Colias croceus chromosome 23, ilColCroc2.1 genome window below encodes:
- the LOC123702120 gene encoding uncharacterized protein LOC123702120 isoform X1 has product MSGPLSVEDYACFFIWLGILSIYITLLTVTVLGVVYILRKRRSSILKSQRPPRTPFSELEFKVATPTDTTKNRRVSFSRRTGVAEFVTNEATTTWKNFYEEHNKSLESSGNESAANRHQPMTIGQIGRSIFDQQFDEVVAVDLGGTIVPTNSRQDFQTSLNPANYTQQVAALECTGERLTLPKQNFELSALTDQQSKLFGNEFTCAGMTEMTNPMNVNFSVMQTLDGKCDDLDEIQQDLKRAQQNVMCPGPVFSGNVSEYIEVDLNMTHVGLKNDEYDMSITDTVCSPKVQEVPKKTLSKKSISEFNMEDKENLAVNPYAPLRESENFAVNEEVDKVLVFDGKRLTVQTEKKQKSEPPLRKTIVLNTDDDLPNFMTPMTKLNHDTVYSEDNLSMTQTLESKIDVPRRQTIVFEDDKCNISMTQAVPAKVIVAPVISHEEKHKTIVYEDDNISFTQALPANLIPSKHDGTVHFNTSEISFTQAIPQNIVQSKRRTICNEVDISMTQAIPTNILTNKENHKTVLYDNDMEVSMTQAVPQNIILSQISNDKQKTVVFNDSNCDISITEALPAKAILPILENVLIAACDTKTENIDKSRKESCLNKTEIKNQDISMTQVLPPNIILSKQKDETKYDFEQNMSTTQVLPNGLLIENEEPVEKPKKEEIIHPDEENMHKQDIKEANNDIINKTYDEKCDLGNLSLAKPIPGDILKTKTDLDKTQENKTLIKPEKYMCDQDFIVYQSMECNVSYKKEKEQDLDYVEVDKVTETDLYKYSEDTLNEEDDKKLKESTTNMSKELKYETNVKEEDNDIADKFTSGPTSHSSLKPKKSILNELLDMSNVTLDHCEENVMAVVESQVENVKSDAVESPKIEDTKSDTSSKSGVFIIRRDSNCENTEIVEVEEKIDTVLDEPQIESRIPALEYKVEGNCEDLNNTTDKLKTATKNMHYEEASDAKSENKLKDSNMSRVSKSLNAADDTRELLQMLSEFTDRRSLPPIIDEPEIEYDEKVEIDSKSLANRRPTLSREDLLNNISMAQAALQQSRFDVDSDSVEETDDSADDVMSIEKSGRRSLRISSDVVKALQFDETASDINTEMDISPLKKTAFGETSYMKERNEKAKVIPTYDVSDGIKELMSDLVKPLADVQPFESSVKKSPSTVSTQIQANLITSSQIDLDVELHSNTESMADIKKDEALMDEIARLGDRAISTILKNAVAPVSLDVSMEEVHQPESPESPVKEQKIPRRNQSIPGQIIYFDQHNPLNNVLISPMDYENAHPYNPIKSHETLVPEKRSVQFSDSKENKVEIERVSTQYNVDVQNLPAGDACSDKKDDEKCDIKSITSNISKPLSIDRSTEGIAADLKDTEINTEIVMKKNKELLEANSSLTLVDDALARSTFDVDIDSRPLSEDEVTSKQSALRVIYKMDKNGVLTEKIESNDVIDLTSNEEFYEDIQSSKARKRSYSPTKQEKNKPIVEVTPKPVSKIQKISKSPNNSEKEKSPKTLSEKRSPKKSKSLKNRKPSVTIQQLLTEYNIVDIDRKTISDEVDHAIKNVMSIDSEFKESVQTVTSYSTDVLSENTESAANLKKYESEMSQDWPKETLSEDSSRNFFSECDSSCNVVAKLNMLPFMGKPDCEWVSSTGDLWSFLLLRHRVRVSIRLAHSYLNAPRSRVTADTVVLGVSVDAVRDDEKDPLISLCIRLATESMRYECSRNCNKACDVPSTLKRCYSVARIAIQWVKAMRDAMYRLAFSVTKDGVVTLKVANVPLRSVWELTMKIELIVEDAQETAWPRAGNIGITTIVADEMVPVETLRRVAKSVPHDWGHAPRTIWKLFKFLKHKMRDEDLCGLTILNTIKYH; this is encoded by the exons ATGTCCGGACCGTTGAGTGTAGAAGACTAtgcttgtttttttatttggttagGTATTTTGTCCATTTACATTACACTTCTTACGGTAACTGTTCTCGGAGtcgtatatatttt GAGGAAGAGACGATCATCAATATTGAAGAGTCAAAGGCCGCCGCGCACTCCATTCTCCGAGTTGGAGTTTAAAGTAGCCACTCCGACGGACACGACCAAGAATCGACGTGTTAGCTTCTCTAGGCGGACGGGTGTTGC AGAGTTTGTCACCAACGAAGCGACAACAACATGGAAGAACTTTTATGAGGAGCACAACAAGAGTCTAGAATCGTCTGGCAATGAGTCTGCGGCGAACAGACATCAACCAATGACAATAGGACAAATAGGCAGGTCTATATTTGACCAGCAGTTCGATGAAGTGGTTGCTGTGGATCTCGGAGGTACTATCGTACCGACAAACTCGAGACAAGACTTCCAAACATCCCTAAACCCTGCCAATTATACACAACAAGTCGCTGCCTTAGAATGCACAGGCGAGAGACTCACTTTACCGAAACAGAACTTCGAATTAAGCGCTCTAACAGACCAACAAAGCAAATTGTTCGGAAATGAGTTTACTTGCGCCGGCATGACCGAAATGACCAATCCCATGAACGTTAACTTCTCCGTCATGCAGACTCTGGATGGCAAATGTGATGATTTAGACGAAATACAGCAGGATTTGAAACGCGCGCAGCAAAATGTTATGTGTCCTGGACCAGTTTTTAGTGGGAATGTGTCTGAATATATAGAAGTCGATCTCAATATGACGCATGTTGGTCTGAAAAATGATGAGTATGATATGTCCATAACTGATACAGTTTGTAGTCCGAAAGTGCAAGAAGTACCCAAGAAAACGCTAAGCAAAAAGTCGATAAGTGAATTCAATATGGAGGATAAAGAAAATCTAGCAGTTAACCCCTACGCACCGCTCAGAGAGTCCGAAAACTTTGCAGTTAACGAAGAAGTGGATAAAGTATTAGTGTTTGACGGTAAACGACTGACCGTACAAACAGAGAAAAAGCAAAAATCAGAACCGCCGCTCAGAAAGACGATTGTATTGAACACAGATGACGATTTACCGAATTTCATGACACCAATGACGAAATTGAATCATGATACAGTTTATTCTGAAGATAACTTATCCATGACGCAAACACTAGAGAGTAAAATAGATGTACCCAGACGACAGACGATAGTTTTTGAAGATGATAAATGCAACATTTCTATGACTCAAGCTGTTCCAGCAAAAGTTATAGTCGCTCCAGTAATAAGCCATGAGGAGaaacataaaacaatagtttACGAAGATGATAATATATCGTTCACACAAGCTTTACCAGCAAATTTAATTCCAAGTAAACATGACGGAACAGTGCACTTTAATACTAGTGAAATATCGTTTACACAAGCGATACCTCAAAATATAGTACAGTCGAAACGACGAACGATTTGCAACGAAGTTGATATATCCATGACTCAAGCTATACCCACCAATATATTGACAAACAAGGAAAATCATAAAACAGTATTATATGATAATGATATGGAGGTATCCATGACTCAAGCAGTTccacagaatataatattatcccaAATTTCGAATGACAAGCAAAAAACGGTCGTTTTTAACGATAGTAATTGCGATATTTCAATCACAGAAGCTTTGCCGGCGAAAGCGATTCTGCCGATATtagaaaatgtattaattgcCGCGTGTGACACAAAAACGGAAAACATCGATAAATCTCGAAAGGAAAGTTGCTTGAATAAAacagaaattaaaaatcaagATATATCTATGACACAAGTACTACCCCCAAATATAATACTTTCTAAACAAAAAGATGAAACTAAATACGACTTTGAACAGAACATGTCTACAACGCAAGTTTTGCCGAATGGGCttttaatagaaaatgaaGAACCGGTTGAAAAACctaaaaaagaagaaataatacatCCTGATGAAGAAAATATGCATAAACAAGATATAAAAGAAGCCAATAAtgatataattaacaaaacataTGATGAAAAGTGCGATTTGGGTAACTTGTCTCTCGCTAAGCCCATTCCAGGAGATAttctaaaaacaaaaactgATTTGGAcaaaacacaagaaaataagACGCTAATAAAACCAGAAAAATATATGTGTGATCAAGACTTTATAGTGTACCAATCAATGGAATGTAATGTTagctataaaaaagaaaaagaacaaGATCTGGATTATGTTGAAGTTGATAAAGTAACAGAAActgatttatataaatattcagaGGATACATTAAATGAAGAAGATGATAAAAAACTTAAAGAATCTACAACAAATATGtctaaagaattaaaatatgaaactaATGTAAAGGAAGAAGATAATGACATTGCTGATAAATTTACTAGTGGTCCTACCTCGCATAGTTCATTAAAACctaaaaaatctatattaaaTGAACTGTTAGACATGTCCAATGTGACATTAGATCATTGCGAAGAGAATGTAATGGCCGTTGTGGAATCTCAAGttgaaaatgttaaaagtGACGCAGTTGAATCTCCGAAAATAGAAGACACTAAAAGTGATACTTCTTCTAAAAGTGGAGTGTTTATTATACGAAGAGACAGTAATTGCGAAAATACAGAGATTGTTGAAGTGGAAGAAAAAATTGATACTGTGTTAGATGAACCTCAAATTGAGAGTCGCATTCCAGCTCTAGAATACAAAGTTGAAGGCAATTGTGAAGACTTAAACAATACaacagataaattaaaaaccgCAACGAAAAATATGCATTACGAAGAAGCAAGTGACGCCAAGTctgaaaataaactaaaagatTCTAACATGTCGAGAGTATCAAAATCTCTTAACGCGGCTGACGATACAAGGGAACTTTTGCAAATGCTATCCGAGTTTACCGATCGTCGTTCCTTACCACCCATAATAGATGAACCTGAGATAGAATATGATGAGAAAGTTGAAATCGACTCAAAGAGTTTAGCAAACAGGCGACCAACATTGAGCAGAGAGGATTTGCTAAATAACATATCGATGGCTCAAGCGGCATTACAACAGTCGCGATTTGACGTAGACAGCGATAGTGTCGAAGAAACAGACGATTCTGCGGATGACGTCATGTCTATAGAGAAATCTGGGAGACGATCGCTAAGAATCAGTAGCGATGTGGTCAAGGCTTTACAATTCGATGAAACAGCGAGTGATATTAATACAGAAATGGATATATCGCCGCTCAAGAAAACGGCGTTCGGTGAAACTTCATATATGAAAGAGAGAAATGAAAAAGCTAAAGTTATACCGACATACGATGTGTCGGACGGTATAAAGGAACTAATGAGTGATCTGGTCAAGCCTCTGGCTGATGTACAACCGTTCGAATCTAGTGTTAAGAAAAGTCCATCGACCGTGAGCACACAGATTCAAGCAAATCTCATCACTTCGAGTCAAATCGATTTGGATGTTGAGTTACATTCGAATACAGAATCTATGGCGGATATTAAGAAAGACGAGGCGTTAATGGACGAAATAGCACGCTTGGGCGATAGAGCTATTTCTACTATATTGAAAAACGCCGTAGCACCTGTGTCTTTGGATGTGTCTATGGAGGAAGTACATCAACCAGAGAGTCCTGAAAGTCCAGTTAAAGAGCAGAAAATACCGAGAAGAAACCAATCTATACCCGGGCAAATTATTTACTTCGATCAGCATAATCCTCTTAATAACGTACTAATTTCGCCAATGGATTATGAGAACGCTCATCCGTACAATCCAATTAAATCCCACGAGACATTAGTACCAGAGAAACGGTCAGTACAGTTCTCAGATTCGAAAGAAAATAAAGTCGAAATTGAAAGAGTATCAACGCAATATAATGTAGACGTTCAGAATTTGCCGGCCGGTGACGCGTGTTCAGACAAAAAAGACGATGAAAAATGTGATATTAAGAGTATCACATCTAACATAAGCAAGCCGCTGTCTATAGATCGATCCACTGAAGGTATAGCAGCCGATTTGAAAGATACAGAAATAAACACAGAAATAGTCATGAAAAAGAATAAAGAGTTGCTAGAAGCGAACTCGTCTCTAACTCTAGTAGATGACGCATTAGCTCGTAGTACTTTTGACGTAGACATTGATAGTCGTCCACTTTCTGAAGACGAAGTAACAAGCAAGCAATCGGCATTAAGAGTTATATACAAAATGGACAAAAACGGCGTGCTAACTGAAAAAATAGAGTCGAATGACGTCATCGATCTGACGTCCAACGAAGAGTTTTACGAAGACATTcaatcttcaaaagcaaggAAACGTAGCTACAGTCCAACTAAGCAGGAAAAGAATAAACCGATAGTCGAAGTAACTCCGAAACCAGTTAGCAAAATACAGAAGATTTCCAAAAGTCCAAATAATAGTGAAAAGGAAAAGTCGCCTAAGACACTATCTGAGAAAAGGTCGCCGAAAAAGTCGAAAAGTCTGAAGAATAGGAAGCCCTCAGTTACAATACAACAATTACTAACTGAATATAACATAGTTGATATTGATAGAAAAACAATTTCGGACGAAGTCGATCACGCGATTAAGAACGTTATGTCCATAGACTCAGAGTTCAAAGAGAGTGTTCAAACTGTGACGTCATATAGCACAGATGTTCTTAGTGAAAATACAGAGAGTGCAGCTAATTTGAAAAAGTATGAAAGTGAAATGTCACAGGATTGGCCGAAAGAAACGTTAAGTGAAGATAGTTCAAGAAATTTCTTTAGCGAATGTGATTCTAGTTGCAATGTGGTGGCAAAGCTTAATATGCTGCCGTTTATGGG GAAACCAGACTGCGAATGGGTGAGCAGTACGGGTGACCTATGGTCGTTTCTGTTGCTCCGCCATCGTGTCCGCGTGTCTATCCGTCTCGCTCACTCCTACCTGAACGCGCCGAGATCGAGGGTGACGGCAGATACGGTGGTGTTGGGTGTTAGTGTGGACGCTGTTAGGGATG ATGAAAAAGACCCGCTTATATCGCTATGCATTCGCCTAGCAACGGAATCTATGCGGTACGAATGTTCGCGCAACTGCAATAAGGCGTGTGACGTACCGAGCACATTGAAGCGATGCTATAGCGTCGCGCGTATAGCGATACAGTGGGTGAAAGCGATGCGAGACGCGATGTATCGCTTAGCTTTCAGTGTGACCAAGGACGGGGTTGTGACATTGAAg GTAGCGAACGTGCCGCTCCGTTCAGTTTGGGAGTTGACAATGAAGATAGAGTTAATTGTGGAAGACGCACAAGAAACCGCTTGGCCGAGGGCCGGTAATATTG GTATAACAACAATAGTGGCAGATGAAATGGTTCCCGTGGAAACTTTGCGGCGAGTGGCCAAGTCAGTGCCGCACGACTGGGGACACGCGCCCAGGACTATATG gaAATTATTCAAGTTTCTCAAACACAAGATGAGAGATGAAGATTTATGCGGACTCACGATACTAAATACGATAAAATATCATTAG
- the LOC123702120 gene encoding uncharacterized protein LOC123702120 isoform X2, which yields MDTTDDNKSLNAAATRKRRSSILKSQRPPRTPFSELEFKVATPTDTTKNRRVSFSRRTGVAEFVTNEATTTWKNFYEEHNKSLESSGNESAANRHQPMTIGQIGRSIFDQQFDEVVAVDLGGTIVPTNSRQDFQTSLNPANYTQQVAALECTGERLTLPKQNFELSALTDQQSKLFGNEFTCAGMTEMTNPMNVNFSVMQTLDGKCDDLDEIQQDLKRAQQNVMCPGPVFSGNVSEYIEVDLNMTHVGLKNDEYDMSITDTVCSPKVQEVPKKTLSKKSISEFNMEDKENLAVNPYAPLRESENFAVNEEVDKVLVFDGKRLTVQTEKKQKSEPPLRKTIVLNTDDDLPNFMTPMTKLNHDTVYSEDNLSMTQTLESKIDVPRRQTIVFEDDKCNISMTQAVPAKVIVAPVISHEEKHKTIVYEDDNISFTQALPANLIPSKHDGTVHFNTSEISFTQAIPQNIVQSKRRTICNEVDISMTQAIPTNILTNKENHKTVLYDNDMEVSMTQAVPQNIILSQISNDKQKTVVFNDSNCDISITEALPAKAILPILENVLIAACDTKTENIDKSRKESCLNKTEIKNQDISMTQVLPPNIILSKQKDETKYDFEQNMSTTQVLPNGLLIENEEPVEKPKKEEIIHPDEENMHKQDIKEANNDIINKTYDEKCDLGNLSLAKPIPGDILKTKTDLDKTQENKTLIKPEKYMCDQDFIVYQSMECNVSYKKEKEQDLDYVEVDKVTETDLYKYSEDTLNEEDDKKLKESTTNMSKELKYETNVKEEDNDIADKFTSGPTSHSSLKPKKSILNELLDMSNVTLDHCEENVMAVVESQVENVKSDAVESPKIEDTKSDTSSKSGVFIIRRDSNCENTEIVEVEEKIDTVLDEPQIESRIPALEYKVEGNCEDLNNTTDKLKTATKNMHYEEASDAKSENKLKDSNMSRVSKSLNAADDTRELLQMLSEFTDRRSLPPIIDEPEIEYDEKVEIDSKSLANRRPTLSREDLLNNISMAQAALQQSRFDVDSDSVEETDDSADDVMSIEKSGRRSLRISSDVVKALQFDETASDINTEMDISPLKKTAFGETSYMKERNEKAKVIPTYDVSDGIKELMSDLVKPLADVQPFESSVKKSPSTVSTQIQANLITSSQIDLDVELHSNTESMADIKKDEALMDEIARLGDRAISTILKNAVAPVSLDVSMEEVHQPESPESPVKEQKIPRRNQSIPGQIIYFDQHNPLNNVLISPMDYENAHPYNPIKSHETLVPEKRSVQFSDSKENKVEIERVSTQYNVDVQNLPAGDACSDKKDDEKCDIKSITSNISKPLSIDRSTEGIAADLKDTEINTEIVMKKNKELLEANSSLTLVDDALARSTFDVDIDSRPLSEDEVTSKQSALRVIYKMDKNGVLTEKIESNDVIDLTSNEEFYEDIQSSKARKRSYSPTKQEKNKPIVEVTPKPVSKIQKISKSPNNSEKEKSPKTLSEKRSPKKSKSLKNRKPSVTIQQLLTEYNIVDIDRKTISDEVDHAIKNVMSIDSEFKESVQTVTSYSTDVLSENTESAANLKKYESEMSQDWPKETLSEDSSRNFFSECDSSCNVVAKLNMLPFMGKPDCEWVSSTGDLWSFLLLRHRVRVSIRLAHSYLNAPRSRVTADTVVLGVSVDAVRDDEKDPLISLCIRLATESMRYECSRNCNKACDVPSTLKRCYSVARIAIQWVKAMRDAMYRLAFSVTKDGVVTLKVANVPLRSVWELTMKIELIVEDAQETAWPRAGNIGITTIVADEMVPVETLRRVAKSVPHDWGHAPRTIWKLFKFLKHKMRDEDLCGLTILNTIKYH from the exons atggaTACAACAGACgataataaatctttaaatgcAGCTGCAAC GAGGAAGAGACGATCATCAATATTGAAGAGTCAAAGGCCGCCGCGCACTCCATTCTCCGAGTTGGAGTTTAAAGTAGCCACTCCGACGGACACGACCAAGAATCGACGTGTTAGCTTCTCTAGGCGGACGGGTGTTGC AGAGTTTGTCACCAACGAAGCGACAACAACATGGAAGAACTTTTATGAGGAGCACAACAAGAGTCTAGAATCGTCTGGCAATGAGTCTGCGGCGAACAGACATCAACCAATGACAATAGGACAAATAGGCAGGTCTATATTTGACCAGCAGTTCGATGAAGTGGTTGCTGTGGATCTCGGAGGTACTATCGTACCGACAAACTCGAGACAAGACTTCCAAACATCCCTAAACCCTGCCAATTATACACAACAAGTCGCTGCCTTAGAATGCACAGGCGAGAGACTCACTTTACCGAAACAGAACTTCGAATTAAGCGCTCTAACAGACCAACAAAGCAAATTGTTCGGAAATGAGTTTACTTGCGCCGGCATGACCGAAATGACCAATCCCATGAACGTTAACTTCTCCGTCATGCAGACTCTGGATGGCAAATGTGATGATTTAGACGAAATACAGCAGGATTTGAAACGCGCGCAGCAAAATGTTATGTGTCCTGGACCAGTTTTTAGTGGGAATGTGTCTGAATATATAGAAGTCGATCTCAATATGACGCATGTTGGTCTGAAAAATGATGAGTATGATATGTCCATAACTGATACAGTTTGTAGTCCGAAAGTGCAAGAAGTACCCAAGAAAACGCTAAGCAAAAAGTCGATAAGTGAATTCAATATGGAGGATAAAGAAAATCTAGCAGTTAACCCCTACGCACCGCTCAGAGAGTCCGAAAACTTTGCAGTTAACGAAGAAGTGGATAAAGTATTAGTGTTTGACGGTAAACGACTGACCGTACAAACAGAGAAAAAGCAAAAATCAGAACCGCCGCTCAGAAAGACGATTGTATTGAACACAGATGACGATTTACCGAATTTCATGACACCAATGACGAAATTGAATCATGATACAGTTTATTCTGAAGATAACTTATCCATGACGCAAACACTAGAGAGTAAAATAGATGTACCCAGACGACAGACGATAGTTTTTGAAGATGATAAATGCAACATTTCTATGACTCAAGCTGTTCCAGCAAAAGTTATAGTCGCTCCAGTAATAAGCCATGAGGAGaaacataaaacaatagtttACGAAGATGATAATATATCGTTCACACAAGCTTTACCAGCAAATTTAATTCCAAGTAAACATGACGGAACAGTGCACTTTAATACTAGTGAAATATCGTTTACACAAGCGATACCTCAAAATATAGTACAGTCGAAACGACGAACGATTTGCAACGAAGTTGATATATCCATGACTCAAGCTATACCCACCAATATATTGACAAACAAGGAAAATCATAAAACAGTATTATATGATAATGATATGGAGGTATCCATGACTCAAGCAGTTccacagaatataatattatcccaAATTTCGAATGACAAGCAAAAAACGGTCGTTTTTAACGATAGTAATTGCGATATTTCAATCACAGAAGCTTTGCCGGCGAAAGCGATTCTGCCGATATtagaaaatgtattaattgcCGCGTGTGACACAAAAACGGAAAACATCGATAAATCTCGAAAGGAAAGTTGCTTGAATAAAacagaaattaaaaatcaagATATATCTATGACACAAGTACTACCCCCAAATATAATACTTTCTAAACAAAAAGATGAAACTAAATACGACTTTGAACAGAACATGTCTACAACGCAAGTTTTGCCGAATGGGCttttaatagaaaatgaaGAACCGGTTGAAAAACctaaaaaagaagaaataatacatCCTGATGAAGAAAATATGCATAAACAAGATATAAAAGAAGCCAATAAtgatataattaacaaaacataTGATGAAAAGTGCGATTTGGGTAACTTGTCTCTCGCTAAGCCCATTCCAGGAGATAttctaaaaacaaaaactgATTTGGAcaaaacacaagaaaataagACGCTAATAAAACCAGAAAAATATATGTGTGATCAAGACTTTATAGTGTACCAATCAATGGAATGTAATGTTagctataaaaaagaaaaagaacaaGATCTGGATTATGTTGAAGTTGATAAAGTAACAGAAActgatttatataaatattcagaGGATACATTAAATGAAGAAGATGATAAAAAACTTAAAGAATCTACAACAAATATGtctaaagaattaaaatatgaaactaATGTAAAGGAAGAAGATAATGACATTGCTGATAAATTTACTAGTGGTCCTACCTCGCATAGTTCATTAAAACctaaaaaatctatattaaaTGAACTGTTAGACATGTCCAATGTGACATTAGATCATTGCGAAGAGAATGTAATGGCCGTTGTGGAATCTCAAGttgaaaatgttaaaagtGACGCAGTTGAATCTCCGAAAATAGAAGACACTAAAAGTGATACTTCTTCTAAAAGTGGAGTGTTTATTATACGAAGAGACAGTAATTGCGAAAATACAGAGATTGTTGAAGTGGAAGAAAAAATTGATACTGTGTTAGATGAACCTCAAATTGAGAGTCGCATTCCAGCTCTAGAATACAAAGTTGAAGGCAATTGTGAAGACTTAAACAATACaacagataaattaaaaaccgCAACGAAAAATATGCATTACGAAGAAGCAAGTGACGCCAAGTctgaaaataaactaaaagatTCTAACATGTCGAGAGTATCAAAATCTCTTAACGCGGCTGACGATACAAGGGAACTTTTGCAAATGCTATCCGAGTTTACCGATCGTCGTTCCTTACCACCCATAATAGATGAACCTGAGATAGAATATGATGAGAAAGTTGAAATCGACTCAAAGAGTTTAGCAAACAGGCGACCAACATTGAGCAGAGAGGATTTGCTAAATAACATATCGATGGCTCAAGCGGCATTACAACAGTCGCGATTTGACGTAGACAGCGATAGTGTCGAAGAAACAGACGATTCTGCGGATGACGTCATGTCTATAGAGAAATCTGGGAGACGATCGCTAAGAATCAGTAGCGATGTGGTCAAGGCTTTACAATTCGATGAAACAGCGAGTGATATTAATACAGAAATGGATATATCGCCGCTCAAGAAAACGGCGTTCGGTGAAACTTCATATATGAAAGAGAGAAATGAAAAAGCTAAAGTTATACCGACATACGATGTGTCGGACGGTATAAAGGAACTAATGAGTGATCTGGTCAAGCCTCTGGCTGATGTACAACCGTTCGAATCTAGTGTTAAGAAAAGTCCATCGACCGTGAGCACACAGATTCAAGCAAATCTCATCACTTCGAGTCAAATCGATTTGGATGTTGAGTTACATTCGAATACAGAATCTATGGCGGATATTAAGAAAGACGAGGCGTTAATGGACGAAATAGCACGCTTGGGCGATAGAGCTATTTCTACTATATTGAAAAACGCCGTAGCACCTGTGTCTTTGGATGTGTCTATGGAGGAAGTACATCAACCAGAGAGTCCTGAAAGTCCAGTTAAAGAGCAGAAAATACCGAGAAGAAACCAATCTATACCCGGGCAAATTATTTACTTCGATCAGCATAATCCTCTTAATAACGTACTAATTTCGCCAATGGATTATGAGAACGCTCATCCGTACAATCCAATTAAATCCCACGAGACATTAGTACCAGAGAAACGGTCAGTACAGTTCTCAGATTCGAAAGAAAATAAAGTCGAAATTGAAAGAGTATCAACGCAATATAATGTAGACGTTCAGAATTTGCCGGCCGGTGACGCGTGTTCAGACAAAAAAGACGATGAAAAATGTGATATTAAGAGTATCACATCTAACATAAGCAAGCCGCTGTCTATAGATCGATCCACTGAAGGTATAGCAGCCGATTTGAAAGATACAGAAATAAACACAGAAATAGTCATGAAAAAGAATAAAGAGTTGCTAGAAGCGAACTCGTCTCTAACTCTAGTAGATGACGCATTAGCTCGTAGTACTTTTGACGTAGACATTGATAGTCGTCCACTTTCTGAAGACGAAGTAACAAGCAAGCAATCGGCATTAAGAGTTATATACAAAATGGACAAAAACGGCGTGCTAACTGAAAAAATAGAGTCGAATGACGTCATCGATCTGACGTCCAACGAAGAGTTTTACGAAGACATTcaatcttcaaaagcaaggAAACGTAGCTACAGTCCAACTAAGCAGGAAAAGAATAAACCGATAGTCGAAGTAACTCCGAAACCAGTTAGCAAAATACAGAAGATTTCCAAAAGTCCAAATAATAGTGAAAAGGAAAAGTCGCCTAAGACACTATCTGAGAAAAGGTCGCCGAAAAAGTCGAAAAGTCTGAAGAATAGGAAGCCCTCAGTTACAATACAACAATTACTAACTGAATATAACATAGTTGATATTGATAGAAAAACAATTTCGGACGAAGTCGATCACGCGATTAAGAACGTTATGTCCATAGACTCAGAGTTCAAAGAGAGTGTTCAAACTGTGACGTCATATAGCACAGATGTTCTTAGTGAAAATACAGAGAGTGCAGCTAATTTGAAAAAGTATGAAAGTGAAATGTCACAGGATTGGCCGAAAGAAACGTTAAGTGAAGATAGTTCAAGAAATTTCTTTAGCGAATGTGATTCTAGTTGCAATGTGGTGGCAAAGCTTAATATGCTGCCGTTTATGGG GAAACCAGACTGCGAATGGGTGAGCAGTACGGGTGACCTATGGTCGTTTCTGTTGCTCCGCCATCGTGTCCGCGTGTCTATCCGTCTCGCTCACTCCTACCTGAACGCGCCGAGATCGAGGGTGACGGCAGATACGGTGGTGTTGGGTGTTAGTGTGGACGCTGTTAGGGATG ATGAAAAAGACCCGCTTATATCGCTATGCATTCGCCTAGCAACGGAATCTATGCGGTACGAATGTTCGCGCAACTGCAATAAGGCGTGTGACGTACCGAGCACATTGAAGCGATGCTATAGCGTCGCGCGTATAGCGATACAGTGGGTGAAAGCGATGCGAGACGCGATGTATCGCTTAGCTTTCAGTGTGACCAAGGACGGGGTTGTGACATTGAAg GTAGCGAACGTGCCGCTCCGTTCAGTTTGGGAGTTGACAATGAAGATAGAGTTAATTGTGGAAGACGCACAAGAAACCGCTTGGCCGAGGGCCGGTAATATTG GTATAACAACAATAGTGGCAGATGAAATGGTTCCCGTGGAAACTTTGCGGCGAGTGGCCAAGTCAGTGCCGCACGACTGGGGACACGCGCCCAGGACTATATG gaAATTATTCAAGTTTCTCAAACACAAGATGAGAGATGAAGATTTATGCGGACTCACGATACTAAATACGATAAAATATCATTAG